A single region of the Streptomyces sp. NBC_01381 genome encodes:
- a CDS encoding ABC transporter permease, translated as MLIKLEIIRALRNKKFLFFSVLYPALLFLLIAGGQDATDKVGGTGLGVPAFMMVSMASFGALTAVLMGNSERIAKERESGWVRQLRLTSLPGRGYVLAKTASAAVVSLPSILVVFAVAAAVKDVRLDAWQWLALTGAIWAGSLCFAALGVAIGYLATGDAVRPITMIVYFGLSVLGGLWMPTTTFPQWLRDIASWLPTHAYAALGQAIELGDAPHAKDIALLAGYFVLFAGGAAWLYRKDTLKA; from the coding sequence ATGCTGATCAAGCTGGAGATCATCCGCGCCCTGCGCAACAAGAAATTCCTGTTCTTCTCGGTGCTCTATCCCGCGCTGCTCTTCCTGCTCATCGCGGGCGGCCAGGACGCCACCGACAAGGTCGGCGGCACGGGTCTGGGCGTGCCCGCCTTCATGATGGTCTCGATGGCGTCGTTCGGGGCGCTGACCGCCGTCCTGATGGGCAACAGCGAGCGCATCGCCAAGGAGCGCGAGAGCGGCTGGGTGCGGCAGTTGCGCCTGACCAGCCTGCCGGGGCGCGGCTATGTCCTGGCGAAGACGGCGAGCGCGGCGGTGGTCAGCCTGCCGTCGATCCTCGTGGTGTTCGCGGTCGCGGCCGCCGTCAAGGACGTCCGCCTCGACGCCTGGCAGTGGCTCGCGCTGACCGGGGCGATCTGGGCGGGCAGCCTCTGCTTCGCGGCGCTCGGGGTGGCCATCGGCTATCTCGCGACCGGCGACGCGGTCCGCCCGATCACGATGATCGTGTACTTCGGTCTCTCCGTGCTCGGCGGCCTGTGGATGCCCACGACCACCTTCCCGCAGTGGCTGCGCGACATCGCGTCCTGGCTGCCGACCCACGCATACGCTGCCCTCGGACAGGCCATCGAACTGGGCGACGCCCCGCACGCGAAGGACATTGCGCTCCTCGCCGGGTACTTCGTCCTCTTTGCGGGCGGCGCGGCATGGCTGTACCGGAAGGACACCCTGAAGGCGTGA
- a CDS encoding histidine kinase, which translates to MNDTDGTERDHPLHSFGQPVRDRRQLLTKALWIGIWLVFLASPVRDLVESERSGVATALGWLGLAAFVACYLSVVFRYTAKVFDWRVVRWSLAALLALAVVLSFAFGTAWLGLFVYVAVSAGAVLPMGQAMWVIPAVTGVMVAVGLRTDSLGDLLGSLAVLTLLVGFAMTGVRQLVRTTVQLRQARATVAQLAANEERLRLARDLHDLLGHSLSLITLKSELAGRMLPDHPDKAAQQVADIEQVSRQALVDVREAVSGYRRRTLAGELAGARTALAAAGVEADVPLDPPAELPGEEGEAALAWALREAVTNVVRHSGARRCTVAFTSRQTLDGPIVELSVEDDGGGGSGAAPGNGLTGLAERLEAVGGVLETSPAGRRGFRLEARVPRGRGAAGDREASALGSST; encoded by the coding sequence GTGAACGACACCGACGGCACCGAGCGGGACCATCCCCTGCACAGCTTCGGACAGCCGGTGCGGGACCGCCGCCAGCTGCTGACGAAGGCGCTGTGGATCGGCATCTGGCTGGTCTTCCTCGCCAGTCCGGTGCGGGACCTGGTGGAGAGCGAACGGAGCGGCGTCGCCACCGCGCTCGGCTGGCTCGGCCTGGCCGCCTTCGTGGCCTGCTATCTGTCCGTGGTGTTCCGGTACACCGCCAAGGTCTTCGACTGGCGTGTGGTGCGCTGGTCGCTCGCGGCGCTCCTCGCGCTCGCCGTGGTCCTCTCGTTCGCGTTCGGGACGGCCTGGCTCGGGCTTTTTGTGTACGTCGCCGTGTCCGCCGGGGCGGTGCTGCCGATGGGGCAGGCGATGTGGGTCATCCCGGCCGTCACCGGCGTGATGGTGGCGGTCGGCCTGCGCACCGACAGCCTCGGGGACCTCCTTGGCAGCCTCGCCGTGCTGACCCTCCTGGTCGGCTTCGCGATGACCGGGGTGCGGCAGTTGGTCCGTACGACGGTCCAGTTGCGGCAGGCGAGGGCGACCGTCGCCCAACTGGCCGCCAACGAGGAGCGGTTGCGGCTCGCCCGCGATCTGCACGACCTGCTCGGCCACTCCCTCTCCCTGATCACGCTGAAGAGCGAGCTTGCCGGGCGGATGCTCCCGGACCACCCCGACAAGGCGGCGCAGCAGGTGGCCGACATCGAGCAGGTCAGCCGCCAGGCGTTGGTGGACGTCCGCGAGGCGGTCTCCGGCTACCGCAGGCGCACCCTCGCCGGGGAACTGGCGGGCGCCCGCACGGCGCTGGCCGCCGCCGGTGTCGAGGCCGATGTCCCGCTCGATCCGCCCGCCGAACTGCCGGGCGAGGAAGGGGAGGCGGCGCTCGCCTGGGCCCTGCGCGAGGCGGTGACGAACGTCGTGCGGCACAGCGGGGCGCGGCGCTGCACGGTGGCGTTCACCTCGCGGCAGACCCTCGACGGGCCGATCGTCGAGCTGTCCGTGGAGGACGACGGCGGGGGCGGCTCGGGTGCCGCGCCGGGCAACGGTCTGACGGGCCTCGCGGAACGCCTGGAGGCGGTCGGCGGTGTGCTCGAGACGAGTCCCGCCGGGCGCCGCGGCTTCCGGCTCGAGGCCCGGGTGCCGCGGGGCCGGGGAGCGGCCGGGGACCGCGAGGCCTCGGCTCTAGGATCTTCCACATGA
- a CDS encoding response regulator transcription factor translates to MSGANSEKETQGGGTDIRVLLAEDQSMVREALAALLGLEPDIDVVAQVARGDEVLAAARAHAVDVALLDIEMPGRTGIEAAAELHAELPELKIVVLTTFGRPGYLRSAMEAGADAFLVKDAPAAQLAEAVRKVLAGERVIDPTLAAAALAGGANPLTDREREVLRAAADGSTNAELATALHLSPGTVRNYLSTSIQKLTARNRADAVRVAREKGWL, encoded by the coding sequence ATGAGCGGCGCGAACAGCGAAAAAGAGACCCAGGGCGGCGGCACGGACATCAGAGTGCTGCTCGCCGAGGACCAGTCGATGGTCCGCGAGGCGCTCGCCGCGCTGCTCGGCCTGGAACCGGACATCGACGTGGTCGCCCAGGTGGCCCGCGGCGACGAGGTGCTGGCCGCGGCGCGCGCCCACGCGGTGGACGTGGCGCTGCTCGACATCGAGATGCCGGGCCGCACCGGAATCGAGGCGGCCGCCGAACTGCACGCGGAACTCCCGGAGTTGAAGATCGTCGTCCTCACGACCTTCGGCCGCCCCGGCTATCTCCGCAGCGCGATGGAGGCGGGCGCCGACGCCTTCCTGGTCAAGGACGCGCCGGCGGCCCAGCTCGCCGAAGCGGTCCGCAAGGTCCTCGCGGGGGAGCGGGTCATCGACCCCACACTCGCCGCGGCCGCGCTCGCCGGAGGCGCGAACCCGCTGACGGACCGCGAGCGCGAGGTCCTTCGCGCGGCGGCCGACGGCTCCACCAACGCCGAACTGGCCACGGCCCTGCACCTCTCCCCGGGCACGGTCCGCAACTACCTCTCGACGTCCATCCAAAAACTGACGGCCCGCAACCGCGCGGATGCGGTGCGCGTAGCCCGCGAGAAGGGCTGGCTCTGA
- a CDS encoding transglutaminase-like domain-containing protein: MHPRSPERRRLFADQARSARPDLARLCLLIGAEADAELDDAGMDAACRKLDRLAELLPGPPCDPLLWAMELAELLGGRCGFKGRPGDYQRLESALLHEVLRRGRGLPILLSVVWIEVARRAGAPVHGVALPGHFVVGFGAGDQRVLANPFDGGRVLTRSDVELLVVGATGAPPQPAMLSPAEPLNIVLRILNNIRAWAAARPERTDVALWAVELCLLLPSPQHRLHYERARLLVQRGEFRTGAAEIETYADEVAATDRATADALRREARAARAMLN, translated from the coding sequence ATGCACCCCCGATCCCCGGAGCGGCGACGCCTCTTCGCCGATCAGGCACGGTCCGCGCGGCCCGATCTCGCGCGTCTTTGCCTGCTGATCGGCGCGGAGGCGGACGCGGAGCTCGACGACGCCGGCATGGACGCGGCCTGCCGGAAGCTGGACCGGCTCGCGGAGCTGCTGCCCGGGCCGCCCTGCGACCCCCTGCTGTGGGCCATGGAGCTCGCCGAACTCCTCGGCGGGCGCTGCGGGTTCAAGGGCAGGCCCGGCGACTACCAGCGCCTGGAGTCCGCGCTCCTGCACGAGGTCCTGCGGCGCGGCCGAGGCCTCCCCATCCTCCTCTCGGTGGTGTGGATCGAGGTCGCGCGCCGGGCGGGCGCGCCCGTCCACGGGGTCGCGCTGCCGGGCCACTTCGTCGTCGGCTTCGGCGCGGGCGACCAGCGGGTGCTCGCCAACCCGTTCGACGGGGGCCGGGTCCTGACGCGGTCGGACGTGGAGCTGCTGGTGGTGGGGGCCACGGGCGCGCCGCCCCAGCCGGCGATGCTGAGCCCTGCGGAGCCGCTCAACATCGTCCTGCGCATCCTCAACAACATCCGCGCCTGGGCGGCGGCCCGCCCCGAGCGCACGGACGTCGCGCTGTGGGCGGTCGAGCTCTGCCTCCTGCTGCCGTCGCCGCAGCACCGTCTGCACTACGAACGGGCCCGGCTCCTCGTCCAGCGCGGCGAGTTCCGCACCGGCGCCGCGGAGATCGAGACGTACGCCGACGAGGTGGCCGCCACCGACCGGGCCACCGCCGACGCGCTGCGCAGGGAGGCCCGGGCGGCACGGGCGATGCTGAACTGA
- a CDS encoding DUF2000 domain-containing protein, whose translation MRNIPETSADTDTAGAAADTAPVRFDTKIAVLLRDDLEPWQRLNVTAFLVSGLGTAAPEVIGEPYEDADGTPYLPMFRQPVLVFEGTKETLTAAHGRALSRSLPRAVFTSDLFGTGNDRDNRAAVRAVPKDQLDLVGLLVYGARGGVDKVLKGARMHP comes from the coding sequence ATGAGAAACATCCCTGAGACCAGCGCTGATACAGACACCGCCGGGGCCGCCGCCGACACGGCGCCCGTCCGCTTCGACACGAAGATCGCCGTGCTGCTCCGCGACGACCTGGAGCCCTGGCAGCGCCTGAACGTGACCGCGTTCCTGGTCAGCGGGCTCGGTACGGCGGCGCCCGAGGTGATCGGCGAGCCGTACGAGGACGCCGACGGCACCCCCTACCTGCCGATGTTCCGCCAGCCCGTTCTTGTCTTCGAGGGGACGAAGGAGACGCTGACCGCCGCGCACGGTCGTGCGCTGTCCCGCTCGCTGCCCAGGGCCGTCTTCACGTCGGACCTGTTCGGCACCGGCAACGACCGGGACAACCGGGCGGCGGTGCGGGCCGTGCCGAAGGACCAGCTCGATCTGGTCGGGCTCCTGGTGTACGGGGCGCGGGGTGGCGTGGACAAGGTCCTGAAGGGGGCCCGGATGCACCCCTGA
- a CDS encoding AraC family transcriptional regulator has product MVARQEISAWRPPVAGIVEVFHAHFTEHTYPMHVHDAWTLLIVDDGAVRYDLERHEHGTPGDTVSLLPPQVPHNGSPATPDGFRKRVLYLDMTQLDASFIGPAVDGPDLVDPVLRRRVGQLHAALARRGDELEAESRLALIAERLRGHLRPRLTTGTTGPPGRGVAQNLRELLDERLLDGITLAEAARLVHAHPTHLVRAFSGAFGIAPHQYVMSRRVDRARSLLLAGRPPGEVATAAGFYDQSHLTRHFKRVVGIAPGRYARTAKGTKWPSAPVS; this is encoded by the coding sequence ATGGTGGCCCGGCAGGAGATCTCCGCATGGCGCCCGCCGGTCGCGGGCATCGTGGAGGTCTTCCACGCCCACTTCACCGAGCACACGTACCCGATGCACGTCCACGACGCGTGGACCCTGCTGATCGTGGACGACGGAGCGGTCCGCTACGACCTGGAGCGCCATGAGCACGGCACGCCGGGCGACACCGTCTCGCTGCTCCCTCCGCAGGTCCCGCACAACGGCTCGCCCGCCACCCCCGACGGCTTCCGCAAGCGCGTGCTCTACCTGGACATGACGCAGCTCGACGCGAGCTTCATCGGCCCGGCGGTGGACGGCCCCGACCTGGTGGACCCCGTCCTGCGCCGACGCGTGGGGCAGCTGCACGCGGCCCTCGCGCGCCGCGGCGACGAGCTGGAGGCCGAGAGCCGCCTCGCCCTGATCGCCGAGCGGCTGCGCGGCCATCTGCGCCCCAGGCTCACCACGGGCACGACCGGCCCGCCAGGGCGGGGCGTCGCCCAGAACCTCCGCGAACTCCTCGACGAGCGGCTGCTCGACGGCATCACCCTGGCCGAGGCCGCACGCCTGGTGCACGCCCACCCCACCCATCTCGTACGGGCCTTCAGCGGGGCCTTCGGCATCGCACCGCACCAGTACGTGATGTCCCGCCGCGTCGACCGCGCCCGCAGTCTCCTCCTGGCGGGCCGGCCCCCGGGCGAGGTGGCGACCGCCGCCGGCTTCTACGACCAATCGCATCTCACCCGGCACTTCAAGCGGGTGGTGGGCATCGCGCCGGGGCGGTACGCCCGCACCGCAAAGGGCACCAAATGGCCCTCCGCGCCCGTCAGTTGA
- a CDS encoding transglutaminase-like domain-containing protein yields the protein MHEESRTSATRRRFAEEARSERPDLSLLCLLVSAEADPELGDDGIDAAQIELDDLAGQLPYRPGGAREWAAALAELLGARCGFLGTPADYQRLESSLLHEVLRRRRGLPILLSVVWIEVARRAGAPVYGVALPGHFVVGFGPREEQVLTDPFAGGRLLSGSDAELLVAGSSGGTMNPSMLRPADPLNIVLRILNNIRAWAAARPERTDVALWAVELSLLLPAHPARLRYERAQLLVQRGDFLGGAAELETYADVVTAVEPTTADRVRDQARAARAMLN from the coding sequence ATGCACGAGGAGTCAAGGACGTCCGCGACGCGGCGGAGGTTCGCCGAGGAGGCCAGGTCCGAGCGGCCCGACCTGTCCCTGTTGTGCCTCCTGGTGAGTGCGGAGGCCGATCCGGAACTCGGCGACGACGGCATCGACGCCGCGCAGATCGAGCTGGACGACCTCGCCGGGCAGCTGCCCTACCGGCCCGGCGGCGCCCGGGAGTGGGCGGCCGCGCTTGCCGAACTCCTCGGCGCGCGCTGCGGGTTCCTGGGGACGCCCGCCGACTACCAGCGCCTGGAGTCCTCCCTCCTGCACGAGGTGCTTCGGCGCCGCCGCGGCCTGCCGATCCTCCTCTCGGTGGTGTGGATCGAGGTCGCGCGCCGGGCGGGCGCGCCCGTCTACGGCGTCGCGCTGCCCGGCCACTTCGTCGTCGGCTTCGGGCCGCGCGAGGAGCAGGTGCTGACCGACCCGTTCGCGGGCGGGCGGCTGCTGAGCGGCTCGGACGCGGAGCTGCTCGTCGCCGGTTCGTCGGGCGGCACGATGAACCCCTCGATGCTCAGACCCGCCGACCCGCTCAACATCGTCCTGCGCATCCTCAACAACATCCGCGCCTGGGCGGCGGCCCGCCCCGAGCGCACGGACGTCGCACTGTGGGCGGTCGAGCTCTCCCTCCTGCTGCCCGCACACCCGGCGCGACTGCGCTACGAACGGGCCCAGCTCCTCGTCCAGCGGGGCGACTTCCTCGGCGGCGCGGCGGAGCTTGAGACGTACGCCGATGTGGTGACGGCGGTGGAGCCGACCACGGCGGACCGGGTGCGGGACCAGGCGCGGGCGGCTCGCGCGATGCTCAACTGA
- a CDS encoding GNAT family N-acetyltransferase, producing MEFTAGGRLEVRITPADVGRRVSVRQLNAGAETGGKFTDTVGVLTSWNEGVVLITRRDGQRVRIVESSLVAGKVVPPAPARRRGPAASYAELARVSARAWQPVESEMLGEWELRAAAGFTRRANSVLPLGDPGLPLDEALDHVRRWYAERELPSYIQTATGADGTQELLSAELEERGWQREASAQLHIGALAPLGDLEAEVERVRLSRSYDDAWLRRYKRFGVPGPHVLKVLASGPSVWFASVPGASPDAGPAAIGRCVVDGRWAGFMAVEVDPAHRRQGLATAVMAALSRQALTEGASAAWLQVEDDNEGARALYGGLGFAAHHTYHHYRYPSAR from the coding sequence GTGGAATTCACTGCGGGCGGACGGCTTGAGGTGCGGATTACCCCTGCTGACGTGGGCAGAAGGGTTTCCGTGCGGCAGTTGAACGCAGGGGCCGAGACGGGCGGTAAGTTCACCGACACGGTGGGTGTTCTCACATCGTGGAACGAGGGTGTGGTACTGATCACACGCCGCGACGGCCAGCGTGTCCGCATCGTGGAAAGCTCCCTTGTCGCGGGCAAGGTCGTACCCCCGGCTCCGGCCCGCAGGCGTGGTCCCGCAGCCTCCTACGCGGAGTTGGCCCGGGTGTCCGCGCGCGCCTGGCAGCCGGTCGAGAGCGAGATGCTCGGCGAGTGGGAGCTGCGGGCGGCGGCCGGCTTCACCCGTCGGGCCAACTCCGTGCTGCCGCTCGGCGACCCCGGCCTGCCGCTCGACGAGGCACTCGATCACGTACGCCGCTGGTACGCGGAGCGGGAGCTGCCCTCGTACATCCAGACCGCGACCGGGGCCGATGGCACCCAGGAGCTGCTCAGCGCGGAACTCGAAGAGCGGGGCTGGCAGCGCGAGGCGAGCGCGCAGCTGCACATCGGCGCCCTCGCACCGCTCGGCGATCTGGAGGCGGAAGTGGAACGGGTGCGGCTCTCGCGCTCCTACGACGACGCGTGGCTGCGCCGCTACAAGCGATTCGGGGTGCCGGGACCTCATGTGCTCAAGGTGCTGGCGAGCGGCCCCTCGGTGTGGTTCGCTTCCGTGCCCGGGGCCTCTCCCGACGCGGGTCCCGCGGCGATCGGCCGGTGCGTGGTGGACGGGCGCTGGGCGGGGTTCATGGCGGTCGAGGTCGATCCGGCGCACCGGCGCCAGGGGCTCGCGACCGCGGTGATGGCCGCGCTGTCCCGGCAGGCGCTCACCGAGGGCGCTTCGGCGGCCTGGCTGCAGGTCGAGGACGACAACGAGGGTGCGCGGGCGCTGTACGGCGGTCTTGGCTTCGCGGCGCACCACACGTACCACCACTATCGATACCCGTCGGCTCGGTAG
- the fdxA gene encoding ferredoxin, with amino-acid sequence MTYVIAQPCVDVKDKACIEECPVDCIYEGSRSLYIHPDECVDCGACEPVCPVEAIFYEDDTPEEWKDYYKANVEFFDELGSPGGASKLGLIERDHTFIAALPPQNQ; translated from the coding sequence GTGACCTACGTCATCGCGCAGCCTTGTGTCGACGTCAAGGACAAGGCGTGCATCGAGGAGTGCCCGGTCGACTGCATTTACGAGGGCTCCCGGTCCTTGTACATCCACCCGGACGAATGCGTCGACTGCGGAGCCTGCGAACCGGTCTGCCCGGTCGAGGCGATCTTCTACGAGGACGACACTCCGGAAGAGTGGAAGGACTACTACAAGGCGAACGTCGAGTTCTTCGACGAGCTCGGCTCGCCCGGTGGTGCCAGCAAGCTCGGCCTGATCGAGCGCGACCACACCTTCATCGCCGCATTGCCGCCGCAGAACCAGTAA
- a CDS encoding bifunctional succinyldiaminopimelate transaminase/glutamate-prephenate aminotransferase has translation MSAVSGVSGLSGRLPAFPWDKLEPYKATAAAHAGGIVDLSVGTPVDPVPELIQKALIAAADSPGYPTVWGTPELRDAITGWCERRLGARGITHRNVLPVVGSKELVAWLPTQLGLGPGDVVAYPRLAYPTYEVGARLARADYVAYDDPMELDPTNLKLLWLNSPSNPTGRVLSKDELTRTVAWAREHGVLLFSDECYLELGWDAEPVSVLHPDVCGGSYEGIVAVHSLSKRSNLAGYRAAFIAGDEGVLGELLQIRKHGGMMTSAPTQAAVVAALGDDQHVREQRERYAARRTALRDALLKHGFRIEHSEASLYLWATRDESCWDTVGHLAELGILVAPGDFYGPAGDRFVRVALTATDERVATAVERLA, from the coding sequence GTGTCCGCAGTCTCTGGAGTCTCTGGTCTCTCTGGCCGCCTTCCCGCCTTCCCCTGGGACAAGCTCGAGCCCTACAAGGCCACGGCCGCCGCGCACGCCGGCGGAATCGTCGACCTGTCGGTGGGCACGCCGGTCGACCCGGTGCCCGAGCTGATCCAGAAAGCGCTGATCGCGGCCGCGGACTCGCCGGGCTATCCGACGGTGTGGGGCACGCCCGAGCTGCGCGACGCGATCACCGGCTGGTGCGAGCGGCGCCTGGGGGCACGCGGCATCACGCACCGGAACGTGCTGCCGGTCGTCGGCTCCAAGGAACTGGTGGCCTGGCTGCCGACCCAGCTGGGCCTCGGCCCGGGGGACGTCGTCGCCTACCCGCGGCTCGCCTACCCGACGTACGAGGTGGGTGCCCGTCTCGCGCGCGCCGACTACGTCGCGTACGACGACCCGATGGAGCTCGACCCCACGAACCTGAAGCTCCTGTGGCTCAACTCGCCCTCGAATCCCACCGGTCGCGTCCTGTCCAAGGACGAGCTGACCCGCACGGTCGCCTGGGCGCGTGAGCACGGCGTCCTGCTCTTCAGCGACGAGTGCTACCTGGAACTCGGCTGGGACGCGGAGCCGGTCTCGGTGCTCCACCCGGACGTGTGCGGTGGCTCGTACGAGGGCATCGTCGCCGTCCACTCGCTCTCCAAGCGGTCGAACCTGGCGGGCTACCGCGCGGCGTTCATCGCCGGTGACGAGGGCGTCCTCGGCGAACTCCTCCAGATCCGCAAGCACGGCGGCATGATGACGTCCGCGCCGACGCAGGCCGCCGTCGTCGCGGCGCTCGGCGACGACCAGCACGTGCGCGAGCAGCGCGAGCGGTACGCCGCCCGCCGCACCGCCCTGCGCGACGCCCTCCTGAAGCACGGCTTCCGCATCGAGCACAGCGAGGCGAGCCTCTACCTCTGGGCGACCCGCGACGAGTCCTGCTGGGACACGGTGGGCCACCTCGCGGAGCTCGGCATCCTCGTCGCGCCCGGCGACTTCTACGGCCCCGCGGGCGACCGCTTCGTCCGTGTGGCGCTGACCGCGACCGACGAGCGGGTGGCCACGGCGGTCGAGCGACTGGCCTGA
- a CDS encoding ATP-binding protein: protein MSLPLTRRIARAALLIAAGAAPVVGAAGSASAAELPATPDLGGVSALDGAGLGSTVDGAAQKVTGLAGETGNKAVKKSATTGKAVGKGAKTVGKGAKTTTPAAQKTAGGVAGSAGKLLGETANTATEGGLPTDRLAGGLPTDSVAKGSLPTDRLPVKDLPIG from the coding sequence ATGTCCCTCCCCCTGACCCGCCGGATCGCCCGCGCCGCGCTGCTCATCGCAGCGGGGGCGGCTCCCGTGGTCGGTGCGGCCGGCTCCGCAAGCGCCGCCGAACTCCCCGCCACCCCCGACCTCGGCGGCGTCAGCGCCCTCGACGGTGCCGGCCTGGGCAGCACCGTCGACGGCGCGGCACAGAAGGTCACCGGTCTCGCGGGCGAGACCGGCAACAAGGCCGTGAAGAAGTCCGCGACCACGGGCAAGGCCGTCGGCAAGGGCGCCAAGACCGTCGGCAAGGGCGCCAAGACGACCACCCCCGCGGCGCAGAAGACCGCTGGCGGCGTCGCGGGCAGCGCGGGCAAGCTGCTCGGCGAGACCGCGAACACGGCCACCGAGGGTGGTCTGCCCACCGACCGCCTGGCCGGCGGCCTGCCGACGGACTCGGTCGCCAAGGGCAGCCTGCCCACCGACCGGCTCCCGGTCAAGGACCTGCCGATCGGCTGA
- a CDS encoding heavy metal transporter codes for MPEPPTLVRRGRLLRTGAAVAVLLALVGYVVVQYVSGGRAAPRCEVVSGNGDGASYEFSAEQAENAATVAAVGTSRGMPERAVTIALATALQESGLRNITHGDRDSLGLFQQRPSQGWGNEEQIMDPAYSAARFYAHLDKVPGYSRLPLTVAAQRVQRSGYPQAYAKHEPDAALLAAALTGRAPATLSCEGRKPAAPGDPAQVRAALVRDFGRDVAPEGDGRAVTVPVSATAGTTEGGAGQRGWELAHWAVAQASALGIEKVSYAGREWRVGDSGKEWHKPGKAGADESGTDAGNGAGEVRIVTGQ; via the coding sequence GTGCCTGAGCCCCCCACCCTCGTCCGGCGCGGCCGCCTCCTCCGTACCGGGGCGGCCGTCGCGGTCCTGCTCGCCCTCGTCGGCTATGTGGTGGTGCAGTACGTTTCCGGGGGCAGAGCCGCGCCACGCTGCGAGGTCGTCTCGGGCAACGGGGACGGGGCGTCGTACGAGTTCTCGGCCGAGCAGGCGGAGAACGCCGCGACGGTCGCCGCCGTGGGCACGTCGCGCGGCATGCCCGAGCGCGCGGTGACGATCGCCCTCGCGACCGCCCTGCAGGAGTCCGGTCTGCGCAACATCACCCATGGCGACAGGGACTCGCTCGGTCTCTTCCAGCAGCGGCCTTCGCAGGGCTGGGGCAACGAGGAACAGATCATGGACCCGGCGTACTCGGCCGCGCGTTTCTACGCCCATCTCGACAAGGTCCCCGGCTACTCCCGCCTCCCTCTGACGGTCGCCGCCCAGCGCGTGCAGCGCAGCGGCTATCCCCAGGCGTACGCGAAGCACGAGCCGGACGCGGCGCTGCTTGCCGCCGCGCTGACCGGCCGCGCCCCCGCCACGCTCAGCTGCGAGGGCCGGAAGCCCGCGGCGCCGGGCGATCCGGCTCAGGTGCGGGCCGCGCTCGTGCGCGACTTCGGCCGCGATGTGGCGCCCGAGGGTGACGGCCGCGCGGTGACCGTGCCGGTGTCCGCGACGGCGGGGACCACCGAAGGCGGCGCCGGACAGCGGGGCTGGGAGCTGGCGCACTGGGCGGTGGCCCAGGCGTCCGCGCTCGGCATCGAGAAGGTGTCGTACGCGGGCCGGGAGTGGCGTGTCGGGGATTCCGGCAAGGAATGGCACAAGCCCGGCAAGGCGGGCGCGGACGAGTCGGGCACGGACGCCGGGAACGGCGCGGGCGAGGTCCGAATCGTCACTGGGCAGTAG
- the dapE gene encoding succinyl-diaminopimelate desuccinylase has protein sequence MAQTSHQPPLDLTLDAAELTARLVDFPSPSGEEKALADAIETALRGLPHLTVDRHGNNIVARTNLGRGERVILAGHIDTVPIADNVPSRLDEHGILWGCGTCDMKSGVAVQLRIAQTVTEPNRDLTFVFYDNEEVAAHLNGLGHVADAHPDWLAGDFAVLLEPTDCQVEGGCQGTLRVFLKTKGERAHSARAWMGSNAIHKVAPILDKLAAYEPRKPMVDGLQFHEGLNAVRIEGGGATNVIPDECTVVVNFRYAPDRTEDEALAFVRDYFADCDIAEFIVDDHTGGARPGLNHPAAAAFVAAVGGTPRPKFGWTDVSRFSALGVPAVNYGPGAPLLAHKVDERVEAALIPEAEKRLTAWLTS, from the coding sequence ATGGCTCAGACCTCGCATCAGCCCCCGCTCGACCTCACGCTCGACGCCGCCGAGCTCACCGCCAGGCTCGTCGACTTCCCGTCGCCCAGCGGCGAGGAGAAGGCGCTCGCGGACGCCATCGAGACCGCGCTGCGGGGTCTGCCGCACCTCACCGTCGACCGGCACGGCAACAACATCGTGGCCCGCACGAACCTGGGCCGCGGCGAGCGCGTGATCCTCGCCGGGCACATCGACACCGTGCCGATCGCGGACAACGTGCCGTCCCGCCTGGACGAGCACGGAATCCTGTGGGGCTGCGGCACCTGCGACATGAAGTCGGGCGTCGCGGTGCAGCTGCGCATCGCGCAGACGGTCACCGAGCCCAACCGCGACCTGACCTTCGTCTTCTACGACAACGAAGAGGTCGCCGCCCACCTCAACGGCCTCGGCCATGTCGCCGATGCCCACCCCGACTGGCTCGCGGGCGACTTCGCGGTCCTCCTGGAGCCGACGGACTGCCAGGTCGAGGGCGGCTGCCAGGGCACGCTGCGGGTGTTCCTGAAGACGAAGGGCGAGCGCGCGCACTCCGCACGCGCGTGGATGGGCTCCAACGCGATCCACAAGGTCGCGCCGATCCTCGACAAGCTGGCCGCGTACGAACCGCGCAAGCCGATGGTCGACGGGCTCCAGTTCCACGAGGGGCTCAACGCCGTGCGGATCGAGGGCGGCGGCGCCACCAACGTCATCCCCGACGAGTGCACCGTCGTCGTCAACTTCCGCTACGCGCCCGACCGCACCGAGGACGAGGCGCTCGCCTTCGTACGCGACTACTTCGCCGACTGCGACATCGCCGAGTTCATCGTCGACGACCACACCGGCGGTGCACGGCCCGGCCTCAACCACCCCGCGGCGGCGGCCTTCGTGGCGGCGGTCGGCGGCACTCCGCGGCCCAAGTTCGGCTGGACGGACGTCTCCCGCTTCAGCGCGCTCGGCGTGCCCGCGGTGAACTACGGTCCCGGCGCACCGCTGCTCGCCCACAAGGTCGACGAGCGGGTCGAGGCCGCGCTGATCCCGGAGGCGGAGAAGCGGCTCACCGCCTGGCTGACATCGTGA